One Echinicola strongylocentroti DNA window includes the following coding sequences:
- a CDS encoding ABC transporter permease: MNMLKLSWKYLVSKPLNTGLNILLLALGLAIITVLLLMQDQFENQMSKDAKGIDLVVGAKGSPLQLILSSVYHIDFPTGNIDLKEAKGVSRNRLIKKVIPLSLGDNYQGYRIVGTNYDYLELYQTTFDSGQGWKRPFDVVLGSEVAKKLNLEVGDEFMGSHGIGTSSHEHDHHHYVVSGVLAPSGKVVDKLILTSLESVWFTHDEGEEHDHAAMEKEVAKHGFPETDEDREVTTLLVQYRSPMAAVQLPRFINSRSSLQAASPSFEIARLFELLGVGIKLIKGLAFIIIFIAGLGIFIALYNSLKERKYDLAVMRTIGASKVQLFVHIVLEGIILTFLGAVAGIMIGHLFLSFLVIGQEQGALSNISAWVFLQEEAWIVVYAVAVGIVASLIPAMGAYKTDIAKQLTK, translated from the coding sequence ATGAATATGCTAAAACTCAGCTGGAAATACTTGGTGTCCAAGCCGCTCAATACAGGACTTAATATTCTTTTGCTCGCATTGGGACTGGCGATCATTACGGTTTTACTGCTGATGCAGGATCAATTCGAAAACCAAATGAGCAAGGATGCGAAGGGTATTGACCTAGTAGTCGGGGCCAAGGGCAGTCCGCTACAGTTGATTTTGTCCAGCGTCTATCATATTGATTTCCCTACGGGCAACATCGATCTGAAAGAAGCCAAAGGCGTCTCCAGAAACCGCCTGATAAAGAAGGTAATACCACTTAGCTTGGGAGATAATTATCAGGGATATAGAATCGTAGGAACCAATTATGATTACTTGGAATTGTACCAGACAACATTTGATAGTGGACAGGGATGGAAGCGTCCATTTGATGTCGTGCTGGGCAGTGAGGTAGCCAAAAAACTAAACCTGGAAGTAGGAGATGAATTTATGGGTTCACACGGAATCGGGACCAGTAGTCATGAACATGACCACCATCACTATGTCGTAAGCGGAGTCTTGGCTCCATCTGGTAAGGTGGTGGACAAACTCATCCTTACGTCCTTGGAGTCTGTATGGTTTACCCATGATGAAGGGGAGGAGCATGATCATGCCGCCATGGAAAAAGAAGTGGCTAAACATGGCTTCCCAGAAACGGACGAGGATCGCGAAGTGACGACGCTTTTGGTTCAATACAGGAGCCCAATGGCAGCAGTCCAACTTCCCCGTTTTATCAATAGTCGGAGCTCCCTTCAAGCAGCTTCTCCATCATTTGAGATAGCGCGTTTGTTTGAATTGCTGGGAGTGGGGATCAAGTTGATCAAGGGACTTGCCTTTATCATTATTTTCATTGCTGGGCTGGGCATCTTTATTGCGCTGTACAATTCGTTGAAGGAGCGCAAGTATGACTTGGCCGTCATGCGTACCATTGGTGCTTCCAAGGTACAGCTATTTGTACATATTGTCTTAGAAGGGATTATTTTAACGTTCCTTGGAGCGGTAGCAGGGATAATGATCGGGCACCTTTTTCTATCGTTCTTGGTTATAGGTCAAGAACAGGGGGCATTGAGCAATATATCCGCTTGGGTATTCCTGCAGGAAGAAGCTTGGATTGTCGTGTATG
- a CDS encoding ABC transporter ATP-binding protein, which yields MILAKNILFYYDKAARIPFPDIALEGGEELLVLGKSGSGKTTVLNILGGLLRPFEGTVEIDETAIYDLRGAALDKFRGANIGMVFQKPHILAPLTVKENLRLAQYFSGKPDHGLIDRLLQDLGISHKAASKVTALSEGEAQRVSIARALVNNPKVVLADEPTASLDDENAEMVIHLLKEQAKKMHSALIIVTHDHRVKEHVSNQIMMGGNQ from the coding sequence ATGATTTTAGCGAAAAATATTTTGTTTTACTACGATAAGGCGGCACGAATACCTTTTCCGGACATAGCGTTGGAAGGAGGCGAAGAACTCTTGGTGTTGGGCAAGTCGGGCAGTGGTAAAACTACGGTATTAAATATCCTTGGAGGCCTGTTGAGGCCATTTGAGGGGACTGTGGAAATAGATGAAACCGCCATCTATGACCTAAGAGGAGCAGCGTTGGACAAGTTTCGTGGAGCCAATATCGGAATGGTCTTCCAAAAGCCCCATATCCTTGCCCCGTTGACCGTTAAGGAAAATCTTCGGTTAGCGCAGTATTTTTCGGGTAAACCAGATCATGGCTTAATTGACCGGCTTTTGCAGGATCTGGGCATTTCGCACAAAGCAGCATCAAAAGTAACAGCACTCAGCGAAGGCGAGGCCCAGCGGGTGTCCATCGCCCGGGCCTTGGTAAACAATCCCAAAGTGGTATTGGCAGATGAACCTACTGCCAGTCTGGACGATGAAAATGCAGAAATGGTCATCCATTTATTAAAGGAACAAGCAAAAAAAATGCATTCGGCATTGATCATCGTGACACATGACCACCGTGTGAAAGAACATGTATCCAACCAAATCATGATGGGAGGTAACCAATGA